Proteins encoded within one genomic window of Anopheles gambiae chromosome 3, idAnoGambNW_F1_1, whole genome shotgun sequence:
- the LOC1280658 gene encoding sorting nexin-8 isoform X2 has product MPVVVEGSFQQSSGASSRAMPSTTPRALSPDASEAASIAMIEVSGSSIAEGPAHNHHHHQDDASDALVGDSTFINGCASANGADLLHPWNGTVPDLSRSPSVGDTFVSAAASSDMPYPSSFADSTTDSDSGPEEEEADLPVGSDPFAYITTATITLSSGGNSASMFPAMVGHGATVNLRPSGTNALAAPVGSERLLQRSGALEGQDGASPSSSSSSSSSSGKTSISMSIASVGDDSTERELNESPVSVQIVPEKKGLFLKHSEYEIKLKGIEKTVRRRYKDFVTLHRYLAEKYPYRLLPALPPKQLMLDSLLEERRRGLQTWLIIVSLHPVLGSSPIVSTFLRDTTTDHQYRLRVTYEKQMDELVRLRPDATLPEVDLDTLAESRTRLHRVQCSMGRLKQLFDRRLGHNRRQTGECAEIERILQSPDLRDAFNEDATFEDLSASERLIAKQVERYVQVQQRAVTERLDVLLEVLHAHSQLCERIEKGIVADQQRTLTGKSPGANAGSSRVKVKAHSMNQTGTMAQQNEGNGSAFEATQLARRSAFAFSCAQAETLLAERYLQSLPSILLSYAHEEQQHHQKMSKIWHRLVVSESSRLD; this is encoded by the exons atgcccgtcgtggtcGAGGGAAGCTTTCAACAATCGTCCGGAGCATCCTCTCGGGCAATGCCTTCCACCACACCCAGGGCGCTGTCACCAGACGCTTCCGAAGCTGCCTCAATTGCTATGATAGAAGTGTCAGGCTCATCGATAGCTGAAGGGCCAGCccacaatcatcatcatcatcaggacGATGCGTCGGACGCGCTCGTCGGCGACAGCACGTTCATTAACGGATGCGCCTCAGCGAACGGTGCGGACCTGCTCCATCCCTGGAACGGTACCGTGCCCGACCTGTCGAGGTCTCCGTCGGTGGGTGACACCTTCGTATCGGCGGCTGCCTCCTCCGACATGCCGTACCCATCGTCGTTCGCCGACAGTACgaccgattccgactccggcccggaggaggaggaagccgACCTGCCAGTGGGGTCGGACCCGTTTGCGTACATCACAACCGCTACCATTACGCTCAGCTCCGGTGGCAATTCGGCCAGCATGTTTCCGGCCATGGTGGGACACGGTGCCACTGTCAATCTTCGGCCGTCGGGCACGAATGCACTTGCTGCACCGGTCGGAAGCGAAAGACTGCTGCAACGCTCGGGAGCATTGGAGGGTCAGGATGgagcatcaccatcatcgtcgtcgtcgtcgtcttcctcCTCGGGCAAAACGTCGATTTCCATGTCGATCGCATCGGTTG GCGATGATTCGACGGAACGGGAGCTGAACGAGTCGCCCGTTAGCGTGCAGATTGTGCCGGAGAAAAAAGGACTCTTCCTCAAGCACTCGGAGTATGAG atcAAGCTGAAGGGCATTGAGAAGACGGTCCGCCGTCGGTACAAAGATTTCGTCACACTCCATCGCTATCTGGCGGAGAAGTATCCATATCG ACTCCTTCCAGCACTGCCACCGAAGCAGCTGATGTTGGACTCGCTCCTGGAAGAACGGCGGCGCGGTTTGCAGACCTGGCTGATCATCGTGTCGCTCCACCCGGTACTGGGCAGCTCCCCAATCGTAAGCACCTTCCTGCgcgacaccaccaccgaccaccAGTACCGACTGCGCGTAACGTACGAGAAGCAGATGGACGAGCTGGTACGGCTACGGCCGGACGCAACTCTGCCGGAGGTGGACCTGGACACGCTGGCCGAATCGCGTACCCGTCTGCACCGTGTGCAGTGCAGCATGGGACGGTTGAAGCAACTGTTCGATCGACGCCTGGGCCATAACCGACGTCAAACAGGCGAGTGTGCCGAAATCGAACGCATTCTGCAGAGTCCCGATCTGCGCGACGCATTCAACGAGGACGCAACGTTCGAGGATCTGTCCGCGAGTGAGCGGCTGATTGCGAAGCAGGTTGAGCGCTATGTGCAGGTGCAGCAGCGTGCCGTTACCGAACGGTTGGACGTACTGCTGGAGGTGTTGCATGCGCACAG TCAACTATGCGAACGGATCGAAAAAGGCATCGTAGCTGATCAGCAGAGAACGCTGACAGGGAAGTCCCCGGGAGCCAATGCAGGAAGCAGTCGAGTGAAAGTCAAAGCTCATTCGATGAATCAAACCGGTACTATGGCG CAACAAAATGAAGGGAATGGCTCCGCGTTCGAAGCAACTCAACTCGCGCGTCGTTCTGCGTTTGCGTTCAGCTGTGCCCAGGCGGAAACGCTGCTGGCGGAGCGCTATCTGCAGTCGTTGCCTTCGATACTACTGTCCTACGCGCACGAGGAGCAACAGCACCATCAGAAG ATGTCGAAGATATGGCATCGGTTAGTGGTCAGCGAGTCTAGCCGGCTCGACTAA
- the LOC1280658 gene encoding sorting nexin-8 isoform X1, whose product MPVVVEGSFQQSSGASSRAMPSTTPRALSPDASEAASIAMIEVSGSSIAEGPAHNHHHHQDDASDALVGDSTFINGCASANGADLLHPWNGTVPDLSRSPSVGDTFVSAAASSDMPYPSSFADSTTDSDSGPEEEEADLPVGSDPFAYITTATITLSSGGNSASMFPAMVGHGATVNLRPSGTNALAAPVGSERLLQRSGALEGQDGASPSSSSSSSSSSGKTSISMSIASVGDDSTERELNESPVSVQIVPEKKGLFLKHSEYEIKLKGIEKTVRRRYKDFVTLHRYLAEKYPYRLLPALPPKQLMLDSLLEERRRGLQTWLIIVSLHPVLGSSPIVSTFLRDTTTDHQYRLRVTYEKQMDELVRLRPDATLPEVDLDTLAESRTRLHRVQCSMGRLKQLFDRRLGHNRRQTGECAEIERILQSPDLRDAFNEDATFEDLSASERLIAKQVERYVQVQQRAVTERLDVLLEVLHAHSQLCERIEKGIVADQQRTLTGKSPGANAGSSRVKVKAHSMNQTGTMAQQNEGNGSAFEATQLARRSAFAFSCAQAETLLAERYLQSLPSILLSYAHEEQQHHQKVTLALSSVDHSRSAASLAPGPTNRWKCFVNLSFTPDVEDMASVSGQRV is encoded by the exons atgcccgtcgtggtcGAGGGAAGCTTTCAACAATCGTCCGGAGCATCCTCTCGGGCAATGCCTTCCACCACACCCAGGGCGCTGTCACCAGACGCTTCCGAAGCTGCCTCAATTGCTATGATAGAAGTGTCAGGCTCATCGATAGCTGAAGGGCCAGCccacaatcatcatcatcatcaggacGATGCGTCGGACGCGCTCGTCGGCGACAGCACGTTCATTAACGGATGCGCCTCAGCGAACGGTGCGGACCTGCTCCATCCCTGGAACGGTACCGTGCCCGACCTGTCGAGGTCTCCGTCGGTGGGTGACACCTTCGTATCGGCGGCTGCCTCCTCCGACATGCCGTACCCATCGTCGTTCGCCGACAGTACgaccgattccgactccggcccggaggaggaggaagccgACCTGCCAGTGGGGTCGGACCCGTTTGCGTACATCACAACCGCTACCATTACGCTCAGCTCCGGTGGCAATTCGGCCAGCATGTTTCCGGCCATGGTGGGACACGGTGCCACTGTCAATCTTCGGCCGTCGGGCACGAATGCACTTGCTGCACCGGTCGGAAGCGAAAGACTGCTGCAACGCTCGGGAGCATTGGAGGGTCAGGATGgagcatcaccatcatcgtcgtcgtcgtcgtcttcctcCTCGGGCAAAACGTCGATTTCCATGTCGATCGCATCGGTTG GCGATGATTCGACGGAACGGGAGCTGAACGAGTCGCCCGTTAGCGTGCAGATTGTGCCGGAGAAAAAAGGACTCTTCCTCAAGCACTCGGAGTATGAG atcAAGCTGAAGGGCATTGAGAAGACGGTCCGCCGTCGGTACAAAGATTTCGTCACACTCCATCGCTATCTGGCGGAGAAGTATCCATATCG ACTCCTTCCAGCACTGCCACCGAAGCAGCTGATGTTGGACTCGCTCCTGGAAGAACGGCGGCGCGGTTTGCAGACCTGGCTGATCATCGTGTCGCTCCACCCGGTACTGGGCAGCTCCCCAATCGTAAGCACCTTCCTGCgcgacaccaccaccgaccaccAGTACCGACTGCGCGTAACGTACGAGAAGCAGATGGACGAGCTGGTACGGCTACGGCCGGACGCAACTCTGCCGGAGGTGGACCTGGACACGCTGGCCGAATCGCGTACCCGTCTGCACCGTGTGCAGTGCAGCATGGGACGGTTGAAGCAACTGTTCGATCGACGCCTGGGCCATAACCGACGTCAAACAGGCGAGTGTGCCGAAATCGAACGCATTCTGCAGAGTCCCGATCTGCGCGACGCATTCAACGAGGACGCAACGTTCGAGGATCTGTCCGCGAGTGAGCGGCTGATTGCGAAGCAGGTTGAGCGCTATGTGCAGGTGCAGCAGCGTGCCGTTACCGAACGGTTGGACGTACTGCTGGAGGTGTTGCATGCGCACAG TCAACTATGCGAACGGATCGAAAAAGGCATCGTAGCTGATCAGCAGAGAACGCTGACAGGGAAGTCCCCGGGAGCCAATGCAGGAAGCAGTCGAGTGAAAGTCAAAGCTCATTCGATGAATCAAACCGGTACTATGGCG CAACAAAATGAAGGGAATGGCTCCGCGTTCGAAGCAACTCAACTCGCGCGTCGTTCTGCGTTTGCGTTCAGCTGTGCCCAGGCGGAAACGCTGCTGGCGGAGCGCTATCTGCAGTCGTTGCCTTCGATACTACTGTCCTACGCGCACGAGGAGCAACAGCACCATCAGAAGGTAACGCTTGCACTCAGTAGTGTCGATCACAGTCGATCGGCGGCCTCCCTCGCCCCCGGCCCTACTAACCGTTGGAAATGTTTCGTAAATCTTTCTTTCACTCCAGATGTCGAAGATATGGCATCGGTTAGTGGTCAGCGAGTCTAG
- the LOC1280657 gene encoding mucin-22 isoform X1 produces the protein MDPSDIGKYPDLIKKAQADIACTDVLVCGRCHSVFHLIELFREHKEHEPDCKRTTSSTLHNCDEAQGKVWAFLLWKSAQRQAAGEERNPGQNNSWKLYQTWVKLEESVRDTWIVAGKTIQSFSKTGAGSLQEMPVKITKTILEPPIEGQDKKTVPAVGAQVPNRFTPTVRKPGDIKPNTPAGAGGAPVETKNRIVVGAQLPQAMKKPELGSVVKAGPVTTTPGTPTRRSYATRTHPKSGAFSEEEVEKILAKRFSPIIKMHEYLVKWARMTNDQNTWEPLTHLHSCQSILEHFEVQLAKQKEQRAATAARALQLQRQEKGGAVKPAGASATASTTGTVNTAASTTTTTTSTSPGSAAAANQLRPMRNSKTSAMDRVKQWTAGNRSPGDSSEDMASGKRKHEDGDTDGTMDGTDGGPDGAVKKVKTEPSTASDTLAKATQGANVKLLSGSGSGTASGIIKTAVNGGTGSVGSAGKDGNAAEVVIIKTHQDGVASGISKKVPLLPTGGVNSNSSSVVTRLSPRGTDVAAKVKILSKSEVGGGGVHGIFKVKTEQTGSSPQSSPKTAATSGVTATAAGAATTTTLASRPMTISTPISTTDSSGVTTRFIRRNVDGTEQLVKQTIRKAPKLVPFSPANQQRPVGTVVGVSKQPGTPVPKVTTSAALGQQRVVGASPRVISAGQQKPQPVSSRVVGSGTPGNVMRSATMTRTLGAPSSDQKLNALRRQGVHVMKRVITTSTVAGGSAKKATVGEEEESEAQGDGSAANVQQQQQQPVAPPSPPPAMTLCPVTGKVLAQAEGEPTPVPSPEAEPEEKKVTPKADSAGGAASSEAGADGAAAGEQMVVAAGGDQTDTQVQQLLTNEDGSPIIVAGEDGTLYQVAGKNAEGQTILIAQGADGEQSCVLVASQEGEEEGTAGAAGTGGVLTLDAAVSEAVAVPQEGQEMTEEQVAQYQQSVDTNQELTIQTEDSQDNQITAEVVQADPASPGGTRRVVLLLPDGNLMVTEVNDETYQTLNLVN, from the exons ATGGACCCGTCCGATATAGGCAAGTATCCGGACCTGATAAAGAAGGCGCAGGCCGACATTGCCTGCACCGACGTGCTGGTGTGCGGTCGGTGCCACTCCGTCTTTCATCTGATCGAGTTGTTCCGCGAGCACAAGGAGCATGAGCCCGACTGCAAGCGCACGACCAGCTCGACGCTGCACAACTGCGACGAGGCGCAGGGCAAGGTGTGGGCCTTTCTGCTGTGGAAGTCGGCCCAGCGGCAGGCGGCCGGCGAGGAGAGAAATCCGGGCCAGAACAACTCCTGGAAGCTGTACCAGACCTGGGTGAAGCTGGAGGAGTCCGTGCGCGACACGTGGATCGTGGCAGGGAAAACGATCCAATCGTTCTCGAAG ACGGGAGCTGGCAGCTTGCAGGAAATGCCGGTAAAGATCACGAAAACGATTCTCGAACCACCGATTGAAGGGCAAGACAAGA AAACAGTTCCGGCAGTGGGTGCGCAAGTACCGAACCGGTTCACGCCAACGGTGCGCAAACCGGGCGACATTAAACCAAACACACCGGCCGGCGCAGGCGGCGCACCGGTTGAGACGAAAAATCGTATCGTTGTCGGTGCGCAACTGCCCCAAGCGATGAAGAAGCCCGAGCTCGGGTCGGTGGTGAAGGCGGGCCCGGTCACTACGACGCCCGGCACCCCCACCAGGCGGTCGTACGCCACGCGCACCCACCCGAAGTCGGGCGCATTCTccgaggaggaggtggagaaGATTCTAGCGAAACGGTTCAGCCCCATCATCAAGATGCACGAGTACCTGGTGAAGTGGGCGCGAATGACCAACGATCAGAACACGTGGGAACCGCTGACCCATCTGCACTCCTGCCAGAGCATCCTGGAGCACTTCGAGGTGCAGCTGGCGAAGCAGAAGGAGCAGCGAGCGGCCACGGCAGCAAGGGCCTTGCAGCTGCAGCGGCAGGAGAAGGGCGGTGCGGTCAAACCGGCCGGTGCGTCGGCGACCGCATCAACCACAGGGACGGTAAACACCgccgccagcaccaccaccaccaccaccagtacgTCGCCTGGGTCGGCTGCAGCGGCCAATCAGCTGCGGCCCATGCGCAACTCCAAGACGAGCGCAATGGATCGCGTCAAGCAATGGACAGCCGGGAACAGGTCGCCGGGCGATTCTTCCGAGGATATGGCGAGCGGCAAGCGCAAGCACGAGGACGGTGACACCGATGGCACCATGGATGGGACCGACGGTGGCCCGGACGGTGCTGTGAAGAAGGTGAAAACCGAACCGAGCACGGCAAGCGACACGCTGGCGAAGGCCACGCAGGGCGCAAACGTCAAGCTACTGTCCGGGTCCGGCTCGGGCACCGCCTCCGGTATTATTAAGACGGCCGTGAACGGAGGAACCGGCTCGGTGGGCTCTGCCGGTAAGGATGGCAATGCGGCGGAAGTCGTAATTATCAAAACGCACCAGGACGGGGTGGCAAGCGGGATAAGCAAAAAGGTGCCGCTGCTACCGACCGGCGGtgtcaacagcaacagcagctcggTCGTCACGCGCCTCTCCCCGCGCGGCACTGACGTGGCGGCCAAGGTAAAGATCCTGTCCAAGTCGgaggtgggtggtggtggtgtgcacgGAATATTCAAGGTCAAAACCGAACAGACCGGTTCTTCCCCACAGAGCTCACCGAAAACGGCGGCGACGTCGGGGGTGACCGCCACAGCAGCAGGGGCTGCCACGACGACCACGCTCGCATCCCGCCCGATGACCATCTCGACCCCCATCTCGACGACGGACTCGTCCGGCGTGACGACACGCTTCATCCGCCGGAACGTGGACGGCACGGAGCAGCTGGTCAAGCAGACGATCCGGAAGGCGCCCAAGCTGGTGCCGTTTTCGCCGGCCAACCAGCAGCGCCCGGTCGGTACGGTGGTTGGCGTGTCGAAGCAGCCCGGCACACCCGTCCCCAAGGTAACGACCTCGGCCGCACTCGGCCAGCAGCGCGTGGTGGGCGCATCGCCGCGCGTTATCTCCGCCGGGCAGCAAAAGCCACAGCCCGTCAGCAGTCGGGTGGTCGGCAGCGGTACGCCCGGGAACGTGATGCGCAGCGCGACGATGACCCGCACGCTGGGAGCGCCCTCGTCCGACCAGAAGCTGAACGCCCTGCGCCGCCAAGGCGTCCATGTGATGAAGCGCGTCATCACGACGTCCACCGTGGCGGGCGGCAGCGCCAAGAAGGCGACGGtcggggaggaggaggagagcgAGGCGCAGGGCGACGGTTCGGCAGCgaatgtgcagcagcagcagcagcagccggtggCGCCGCCCAGCCCACCGCCCGCAATGACGCTCTGTCCGGTGACGGGCAAGGTGCTGGCACAGGCGGAAGGTGAACCGACGCCCGTCCCCAGCCCGGAAGCGGAACCGGAGGAAAAGAAAGTAACGCCCAAGGCGGACAGTGCCGGTGGTGCTGCGTCGTCGGAGGCGGGCGCGGACGGTGCGGCTGCGGGCGAGcagatggtggtggcggccgGAGGCGACCAAACGGACACGCaggtgcagcagctgctgacCAATGAGGACGGTTCGCCGATCATCGTCGCGGGCGAGGACGGCACACTGTACCAGGTGGCGGGTAAGAATGCCGAGGGCCAGACGATACTGATTGCGCAGGGCGCGGACGGAGAGCAGAGCTGCGTGCTGGTCGCTTCCCAGGAGGGCGAAGAGGAGGGCACGGCAGGAGCGGCCGGTACTGGCGGCGTGCTGACGCTCGATGCGGCCGTCTCGGAAGCGGTTGCCGTTCCGCAGGAG GGCCAGGAGATGACGGAGGAGCAGGTGGCACAGTACCAGCAGTCGGTCGACACCAACCAGGAGCTGACGATCCAGACGGAGGACTCGCAGGACAATCAAATCACGGCGGAGGTGGTACAGGCTGACCCAGCATCACCAG GCGGTACAAGACGCGTCGTGCTGCTCCTTCCCGATGGTAACTTGATGGTCACCGAGGTCAACGATGAAACGTATCAAACGTTGAATCTGGtcaactaa
- the LOC1280657 gene encoding mucin-22 isoform X2, which yields MDPSDIGKYPDLIKKAQADIACTDVLVCGRCHSVFHLIELFREHKEHEPDCKRTTSSTLHNCDEAQGKVWAFLLWKSAQRQAAGEERNPGQNNSWKLYQTWVKLEESVRDTWIVAGKTIQSFSKTGAGSLQEMPVKITKTILEPPIEGQDKKTVPAVGAQVPNRFTPTVRKPGDIKPNTPAGAGGAPVETKNRIVVGAQLPQAMKKPELGSVVKAGPVTTTPGTPTRRSYATRTHPKSGAFSEEEVEKILAKRFSPIIKMHEYLVKWARMTNDQNTWEPLTHLHSCQSILEHFEVQLAKQKEQRAATAARALQLQRQEKGGAVKPAGASATASTTGTVNTAASTTTTTTSTSPGSAAAANQLRPMRNSKTSAMDRVKQWTAGNRSPGDSSEDMASGKRKHEDGDTDGTMDGTDGGPDGAVKKVKTEPSTASDTLAKATQGANVKLLSGSGSGTASGIIKTAVNGGTGSVGSAGKDGNAAEVVIIKTHQDGVASGISKKVPLLPTGGVNSNSSSVVTRLSPRGTDVAAKTGSSPQSSPKTAATSGVTATAAGAATTTTLASRPMTISTPISTTDSSGVTTRFIRRNVDGTEQLVKQTIRKAPKLVPFSPANQQRPVGTVVGVSKQPGTPVPKVTTSAALGQQRVVGASPRVISAGQQKPQPVSSRVVGSGTPGNVMRSATMTRTLGAPSSDQKLNALRRQGVHVMKRVITTSTVAGGSAKKATVGEEEESEAQGDGSAANVQQQQQQPVAPPSPPPAMTLCPVTGKVLAQAEGEPTPVPSPEAEPEEKKVTPKADSAGGAASSEAGADGAAAGEQMVVAAGGDQTDTQVQQLLTNEDGSPIIVAGEDGTLYQVAGKNAEGQTILIAQGADGEQSCVLVASQEGEEEGTAGAAGTGGVLTLDAAVSEAVAVPQEGQEMTEEQVAQYQQSVDTNQELTIQTEDSQDNQITAEVVQADPASPGGTRRVVLLLPDGNLMVTEVNDETYQTLNLVN from the exons ATGGACCCGTCCGATATAGGCAAGTATCCGGACCTGATAAAGAAGGCGCAGGCCGACATTGCCTGCACCGACGTGCTGGTGTGCGGTCGGTGCCACTCCGTCTTTCATCTGATCGAGTTGTTCCGCGAGCACAAGGAGCATGAGCCCGACTGCAAGCGCACGACCAGCTCGACGCTGCACAACTGCGACGAGGCGCAGGGCAAGGTGTGGGCCTTTCTGCTGTGGAAGTCGGCCCAGCGGCAGGCGGCCGGCGAGGAGAGAAATCCGGGCCAGAACAACTCCTGGAAGCTGTACCAGACCTGGGTGAAGCTGGAGGAGTCCGTGCGCGACACGTGGATCGTGGCAGGGAAAACGATCCAATCGTTCTCGAAG ACGGGAGCTGGCAGCTTGCAGGAAATGCCGGTAAAGATCACGAAAACGATTCTCGAACCACCGATTGAAGGGCAAGACAAGA AAACAGTTCCGGCAGTGGGTGCGCAAGTACCGAACCGGTTCACGCCAACGGTGCGCAAACCGGGCGACATTAAACCAAACACACCGGCCGGCGCAGGCGGCGCACCGGTTGAGACGAAAAATCGTATCGTTGTCGGTGCGCAACTGCCCCAAGCGATGAAGAAGCCCGAGCTCGGGTCGGTGGTGAAGGCGGGCCCGGTCACTACGACGCCCGGCACCCCCACCAGGCGGTCGTACGCCACGCGCACCCACCCGAAGTCGGGCGCATTCTccgaggaggaggtggagaaGATTCTAGCGAAACGGTTCAGCCCCATCATCAAGATGCACGAGTACCTGGTGAAGTGGGCGCGAATGACCAACGATCAGAACACGTGGGAACCGCTGACCCATCTGCACTCCTGCCAGAGCATCCTGGAGCACTTCGAGGTGCAGCTGGCGAAGCAGAAGGAGCAGCGAGCGGCCACGGCAGCAAGGGCCTTGCAGCTGCAGCGGCAGGAGAAGGGCGGTGCGGTCAAACCGGCCGGTGCGTCGGCGACCGCATCAACCACAGGGACGGTAAACACCgccgccagcaccaccaccaccaccaccagtacgTCGCCTGGGTCGGCTGCAGCGGCCAATCAGCTGCGGCCCATGCGCAACTCCAAGACGAGCGCAATGGATCGCGTCAAGCAATGGACAGCCGGGAACAGGTCGCCGGGCGATTCTTCCGAGGATATGGCGAGCGGCAAGCGCAAGCACGAGGACGGTGACACCGATGGCACCATGGATGGGACCGACGGTGGCCCGGACGGTGCTGTGAAGAAGGTGAAAACCGAACCGAGCACGGCAAGCGACACGCTGGCGAAGGCCACGCAGGGCGCAAACGTCAAGCTACTGTCCGGGTCCGGCTCGGGCACCGCCTCCGGTATTATTAAGACGGCCGTGAACGGAGGAACCGGCTCGGTGGGCTCTGCCGGTAAGGATGGCAATGCGGCGGAAGTCGTAATTATCAAAACGCACCAGGACGGGGTGGCAAGCGGGATAAGCAAAAAGGTGCCGCTGCTACCGACCGGCGGtgtcaacagcaacagcagctcggTCGTCACGCGCCTCTCCCCGCGCGGCACTGACGTGGCGGCCAAG ACCGGTTCTTCCCCACAGAGCTCACCGAAAACGGCGGCGACGTCGGGGGTGACCGCCACAGCAGCAGGGGCTGCCACGACGACCACGCTCGCATCCCGCCCGATGACCATCTCGACCCCCATCTCGACGACGGACTCGTCCGGCGTGACGACACGCTTCATCCGCCGGAACGTGGACGGCACGGAGCAGCTGGTCAAGCAGACGATCCGGAAGGCGCCCAAGCTGGTGCCGTTTTCGCCGGCCAACCAGCAGCGCCCGGTCGGTACGGTGGTTGGCGTGTCGAAGCAGCCCGGCACACCCGTCCCCAAGGTAACGACCTCGGCCGCACTCGGCCAGCAGCGCGTGGTGGGCGCATCGCCGCGCGTTATCTCCGCCGGGCAGCAAAAGCCACAGCCCGTCAGCAGTCGGGTGGTCGGCAGCGGTACGCCCGGGAACGTGATGCGCAGCGCGACGATGACCCGCACGCTGGGAGCGCCCTCGTCCGACCAGAAGCTGAACGCCCTGCGCCGCCAAGGCGTCCATGTGATGAAGCGCGTCATCACGACGTCCACCGTGGCGGGCGGCAGCGCCAAGAAGGCGACGGtcggggaggaggaggagagcgAGGCGCAGGGCGACGGTTCGGCAGCgaatgtgcagcagcagcagcagcagccggtggCGCCGCCCAGCCCACCGCCCGCAATGACGCTCTGTCCGGTGACGGGCAAGGTGCTGGCACAGGCGGAAGGTGAACCGACGCCCGTCCCCAGCCCGGAAGCGGAACCGGAGGAAAAGAAAGTAACGCCCAAGGCGGACAGTGCCGGTGGTGCTGCGTCGTCGGAGGCGGGCGCGGACGGTGCGGCTGCGGGCGAGcagatggtggtggcggccgGAGGCGACCAAACGGACACGCaggtgcagcagctgctgacCAATGAGGACGGTTCGCCGATCATCGTCGCGGGCGAGGACGGCACACTGTACCAGGTGGCGGGTAAGAATGCCGAGGGCCAGACGATACTGATTGCGCAGGGCGCGGACGGAGAGCAGAGCTGCGTGCTGGTCGCTTCCCAGGAGGGCGAAGAGGAGGGCACGGCAGGAGCGGCCGGTACTGGCGGCGTGCTGACGCTCGATGCGGCCGTCTCGGAAGCGGTTGCCGTTCCGCAGGAG GGCCAGGAGATGACGGAGGAGCAGGTGGCACAGTACCAGCAGTCGGTCGACACCAACCAGGAGCTGACGATCCAGACGGAGGACTCGCAGGACAATCAAATCACGGCGGAGGTGGTACAGGCTGACCCAGCATCACCAG GCGGTACAAGACGCGTCGTGCTGCTCCTTCCCGATGGTAACTTGATGGTCACCGAGGTCAACGATGAAACGTATCAAACGTTGAATCTGGtcaactaa